TATCGATCCCTGCTGAGATATTGTCCAAGCCTACCAAGCTGACAAACCTTGAGTTTTCCCTGATAAAAGAGCACTCCTTAAGAGGGTACGAGATTCTAAAGGATGTGGAATCACCTTGGCCCATTGCGGAAATTGTCTACCAGCACCATGAGCGAATGGATGGCTCTGGTTATCCAAGAAATCTGAAAGGGGAGGAAATCCTCATTGAGGCAAGAATTCTCAGTGTTGCCGACGTGGTCGAAGCCATGGCCTCACACCGACCCTATCGTCCCGGCTTGGGGATTGATGCAGCTTTGAAGGAGATTTCAAACAACCGCGGCATTCTCTATGACACCGGAGTGGTGGATGCCTGTTTGCGGCTGTTCCATGAAAAGGGTTATAAACTCGATTGATTTTTTTACACCATAGCTTCTGATCGTTTTGTGATCCGGGTGATCCGTAAATGAAGATCAGGGATATGACGAACTCAGGGTCGGCGAATCTCAAGAAATATTTATGGACGCTTGTCCTGATCTGGACAGTAGGCATCATTTTATCTCTGGCATGGAACATATACCAGCAGAGACAATCCAGCCTGAGTTTTGCCCGAACGAATGCCGAGATCTCCTATAAGAAAGACCTCATCTATCGAAGATGGGTTTCCAACCAGGGAGGGGTGTATGTGCCGGTTTCAGAAATGACCCCTGCCAATCCTTATCTCAAGGTTCCCAACCGTGACATCATGACTTCCGATGGTTTGTCGCTGACGCTGGTGAATCCGGCCTACATGACCCGCCAGGTCAATGAACTGGCCGCGGAGATGCATGGCTTTCAGGGGCACATCACCAGCCTCAATCCCATCCGGCCCGAAAATCGTCCGGATCCCTGGGAAACTGAGGTATTGAAAACATTTGAGCGAGAAAACAAAGAGGCCGTTTCCATCGAAATGTTATCGGGAAAAGAATATTTTCGTTTCATGCGTCCCTTTGTTACGGAAAAGGCCTGCCTGAAATGCCATGCCGCCCAGGGATATAAAGAGGGGGATATCCGGGGGGGAATCAGTGTCTCCATCCCGATGGAACCGCTGCGGGCGATTGAGCGATCCCGGATGGCCGAACTAATCCTTGCCCACGGTTTTCTATGGATGATCGGTCTGGTCGGAATCGGCGCCGGGACAAGAC
The genomic region above belongs to Syntrophales bacterium and contains:
- a CDS encoding diguanylate cyclase; the protein is MKIRDMTNSGSANLKKYLWTLVLIWTVGIILSLAWNIYQQRQSSLSFARTNAEISYKKDLIYRRWVSNQGGVYVPVSEMTPANPYLKVPNRDIMTSDGLSLTLVNPAYMTRQVNELAAEMHGFQGHITSLNPIRPENRPDPWETEVLKTFERENKEAVSIEMLSGKEYFRFMRPFVTEKACLKCHAAQGYKEGDIRGGISVSIPMEPLRAIERSRMAELILAHGFLWMIGLVGIGAGTRRLWSQALLREKLEEELLNLSITDPLTGLHNRRGFLSLAEQQLKLSDRNKRGVQLYFADLDGLKRINDTLGHEEGDKALMEAATVFKETFRTSDIVARLGGDEFAALAVDITEENSDIFTARLQFLIDIRNLQESRRYRLSISVGCAYHDPGHPCSLDDLVASADQLMYEQKKSKNGLLQHEVSLPNRIH